From the genome of Agromyces badenianii:
GACTTCGGCGACCGTATCCGCGTCATCGGCACGGCCCCGCGGGGCGGACTCGCGGTCGGCGTCGATGCGCCGACACGTGCCGCGCGGCTCGGGCTCCCGTCGGAATACCTCGCGGTGCCGGGCACACTCGAGCCCCGCAAGGGACTCGTCGACGTGCTCGCAGCACTGAGCCGGCGCGGAGTGCCCGAGATTCCGATCGTCGTGCTGGGGCCCGAGAGCTGGGGCGACCAGCATCTCATCACGGTCGCCGAGGAACAGGGCATCTCGCCCGCGCGCATCACGCGGCTCGACGACCTCGACGCTGCCGATCTCGCGGTCGTGATCGCCGGCGCCACCGCCTTCATCGCCCCCAGCCACGTCGAAGGCTCGGGCACGGCCGTGATCGAGGCGTTCAGTCTCGCGACGCCGGTCATCCACTCGGATGCCCCGGCATACCTCGAGGTCTCGGCCGGCGCCGGTCTCGCGGTGCCGGTCGGGGTCGGCGACGGGTACGGCGATCGACTCGCGGCCGCCATCACCTCGGTGGTCACCGATTCGAGGCTCGCCGAGCAGCTCGCCATCGCCGGCAGCGATCGGAGCCGCGCATTCAGCTGGCGGGATTCCGCCGAGCGCATGTGGCAATTGCACGCCGACCTCTGATCGGCCTGCCCCGGCCTCGGGTCCGTTCAGCGAAGCCGGAGACCGGCGCCCGCCCCTACTCCTCGGTCGGCTCAGGCGACGGCGGATACACCGCCTGCTGCACGAGCTGGCGGATGTACTCGTAGTCGGGATCTTCCGGATCCACGCCGTTCTCAGGGACGAGCTC
Proteins encoded in this window:
- a CDS encoding glycosyltransferase, with the translated sequence MTTTLRVIVDQIIAPVPGALGGYTRDLTSAIIAATPRNCAVEGIVSSSPPDDYDRVLAELPGLAGLYKTTLARRELAGAWQLGLTTSPGPGIIHAPSLFAPLRRHDRSVDGSQIVVTVHDVLAWTHPEALSTTSVAWQKGMLKRARKHADAVVVPTHALAERLAEIADFGDRIRVIGTAPRGGLAVGVDAPTRAARLGLPSEYLAVPGTLEPRKGLVDVLAALSRRGVPEIPIVVLGPESWGDQHLITVAEEQGISPARITRLDDLDAADLAVVIAGATAFIAPSHVEGSGTAVIEAFSLATPVIHSDAPAYLEVSAGAGLAVPVGVGDGYGDRLAAAITSVVTDSRLAEQLAIAGSDRSRAFSWRDSAERMWQLHADL